A window from Shewanella livingstonensis encodes these proteins:
- a CDS encoding PLP-dependent cysteine synthase family protein encodes MSSTWVNQAIAKIEADYQRSADTHLIKLDLPQLDGIDIYLKDESTHPTGSLKHRLARSLFLYALCNAWIKKDTPIIESSSGSTAVSEAYFARLLGLPFIAVMPKTTAKKKIQQIEFYGARCHFVDNGSQMYAESERLAVELQGHYMDQFTYAERATDWRGNNNIADSIFSQMEKEPHPIPSWIVMSPGTGGTSATIGRYIRYQQQKTQLCVVDPENSVFYDYFHSGDATLVSDKSSKIEGIGRPRVEPSFIAGVVDSMLKIPDAASIATIQWLELLLGRKTGASTGTNLYGVLLLATQMRQAGETGSIVTLICDAGERYLDTYYNPEWIKNNIGCFEHYREKLVAFNQSGLLR; translated from the coding sequence ATGTCATCTACTTGGGTCAATCAGGCCATCGCAAAAATTGAAGCCGATTATCAACGGTCTGCAGATACCCATCTTATAAAATTAGATCTTCCACAACTTGACGGAATAGACATTTATTTAAAAGATGAGAGTACTCATCCTACTGGTAGCTTAAAACATCGCTTGGCTCGGTCATTATTTCTGTATGCGCTGTGTAATGCCTGGATTAAAAAAGATACCCCAATTATTGAGTCTTCATCTGGTAGTACCGCGGTTTCTGAAGCCTATTTTGCTCGATTACTCGGATTACCTTTTATTGCTGTAATGCCAAAGACCACTGCAAAAAAGAAAATTCAACAAATTGAGTTTTATGGTGCTAGATGTCATTTTGTCGATAATGGCAGCCAAATGTATGCAGAGTCGGAAAGATTAGCTGTTGAGTTGCAAGGTCATTATATGGACCAATTCACTTATGCAGAGCGCGCCACCGATTGGCGTGGTAATAACAACATTGCTGATTCTATTTTTAGCCAAATGGAGAAAGAGCCCCACCCTATTCCGAGTTGGATTGTCATGAGCCCAGGTACCGGTGGCACAAGTGCGACTATTGGGCGTTATATTCGCTATCAACAACAAAAAACTCAGCTATGCGTTGTTGATCCTGAAAACTCAGTATTCTATGATTATTTTCACAGCGGTGATGCTACCCTTGTGAGCGATAAAAGCAGTAAAATTGAAGGCATTGGTCGCCCCCGAGTTGAGCCGTCCTTTATTGCAGGGGTGGTAGATAGCATGCTTAAAATTCCTGATGCAGCCTCAATCGCAACAATACAATGGTTAGAGCTACTATTGGGTCGTAAAACGGGCGCATCAACAGGTACAAATCTGTATGGCGTTTTGTTGCTGGCAACACAAATGCGCCAAGCGGGTGAAACAGGCTCAATTGTGACCTTGATTTGTGATGCAGGTGAACGTTATTTAGACACTTATTATAATCCAGAATGGATAAAAAATAATATTGGTTGTTTCGAGCACTATCGAGAAAAACTCGTCGCGTTTAATCAATCAGGTTTACTGCGTTAA
- a CDS encoding M2 family metallopeptidase has translation MNLPLKRPSQIALIVSIVLGLSACSDTTTTTQLPKEKIDTAAAIDFVNRAEADLANLSIEVNRAEWIYSNFITDDTAALSAAMGEKVTSTSVRYATEAAKYANLDLDAVNARKLNSLRSSIVLPAPLDPAKNAELASIVSQLNGLYGKGKYCFADGRCLTQPELSNIMAESKDPALLLEAWKGWREIAKPMRPLFEREVELANQGAQDLGYSDLSELWRSQYDMEPEAFSAELDRLWAQIKPLYDSLHCYVRGELNEQYGDEVAPKTGPIPAHLLGNMWAQQWGTIYNSVAPKDADPGYNVTELLAQNGYDETKMVKQAEGFFTSLGFGALPETFWTRSMFVQPQDRDVVCHASAWDLDDLDDLRIKMCIQKNAEDFTVIHHELGHNFYQRAYKNQPFIFKNSANDGFHEAIGDTIALSITPKYLQQIGLLETVPDASKDIGLLLKQALDKIAFMPFGLMIDQWRWQVFNGTIKPDQYNKAWWDLREKYQGVNAPIERTEADFDPGAKYHVPGNVPYTRYFLAHVLQFQFHKALCDIAGDTGPVHRCSIYGNKEAGAKLNEMLEMGASKPWPEALSVVTGSDKMDAKAVLDYFAPLQVWLDEQNTQANRQCGW, from the coding sequence ATGAACTTGCCTTTAAAACGACCGTCTCAAATTGCACTTATTGTCTCAATAGTATTAGGATTAAGTGCCTGTAGTGATACGACTACAACTACTCAGTTACCTAAAGAAAAAATTGATACTGCTGCGGCAATTGATTTTGTTAATCGAGCTGAAGCCGATTTAGCTAATTTATCAATTGAAGTTAACCGCGCGGAGTGGATTTACTCTAATTTCATTACTGATGATACCGCGGCCTTATCTGCAGCAATGGGAGAAAAAGTCACATCAACATCAGTGCGCTATGCAACTGAAGCAGCAAAATACGCTAACCTAGATTTAGATGCCGTTAATGCACGTAAGCTTAATAGTCTCCGCAGTAGCATAGTATTACCCGCTCCTCTTGATCCCGCTAAAAATGCTGAACTTGCCAGTATAGTCTCACAACTCAATGGATTGTATGGTAAAGGTAAATATTGTTTTGCTGACGGTCGCTGTCTAACTCAACCTGAGTTATCCAATATTATGGCAGAGTCAAAAGACCCCGCCTTATTGTTAGAAGCATGGAAAGGTTGGCGCGAAATAGCTAAACCAATGCGTCCTTTATTTGAACGTGAAGTGGAATTAGCTAATCAAGGCGCACAAGATCTTGGTTACAGCGACTTGTCTGAATTGTGGCGTAGTCAATACGATATGGAACCTGAAGCGTTCTCTGCAGAATTAGACCGCCTATGGGCACAAATTAAACCATTGTATGATTCATTACATTGCTATGTTCGCGGTGAGTTAAATGAACAATACGGTGATGAAGTCGCCCCAAAAACTGGCCCTATCCCGGCACATTTGTTGGGTAATATGTGGGCACAGCAATGGGGGACGATTTATAACAGCGTTGCGCCTAAAGATGCAGACCCAGGTTACAACGTAACCGAACTGTTGGCACAAAATGGTTATGATGAAACTAAAATGGTCAAACAAGCTGAAGGTTTTTTTACCTCACTCGGATTTGGCGCATTACCAGAAACATTTTGGACCCGTTCCATGTTTGTTCAACCTCAAGACCGCGATGTAGTGTGCCATGCTTCGGCGTGGGATTTAGATGATCTTGATGATCTGCGTATAAAAATGTGTATTCAGAAAAATGCCGAAGACTTTACGGTTATTCATCATGAGTTAGGCCATAATTTTTATCAACGCGCTTACAAAAACCAACCTTTTATTTTTAAAAACTCAGCTAACGATGGTTTCCACGAAGCCATAGGTGACACAATAGCACTGTCGATTACGCCTAAGTATTTGCAGCAAATTGGTTTGCTAGAAACGGTACCGGATGCATCTAAAGATATTGGCTTGTTGTTAAAACAAGCGCTAGATAAAATTGCTTTTATGCCTTTTGGGTTAATGATTGATCAATGGCGCTGGCAAGTCTTTAACGGCACCATTAAGCCCGACCAATACAATAAAGCTTGGTGGGATTTACGCGAAAAGTACCAAGGAGTTAACGCGCCCATTGAACGTACTGAAGCCGACTTTGATCCGGGTGCTAAATACCATGTACCAGGCAATGTGCCTTATACACGCTATTTTTTAGCCCATGTACTGCAGTTCCAGTTCCATAAAGCATTGTGTGATATTGCAGGCGACACAGGCCCAGTTCACCGTTGTAGTATTTATGGCAACAAAGAAGCTGGCGCTAAGCTTAATGAAATGCTCGAAATGGGTGCCAGCAAACCTTGGCCTGAAGCCCTAAGTGTTGTGACCGGTTCTGATAAAATGGATGCTAAAGCAGTATTAGATTACTTTGCCCCATTGCAAGTATGGTTAGATGAGCAAAATACACAAGCTAACCGTCAGTGCGGCTGGTAA
- a CDS encoding TetR/AcrR family transcriptional regulator, with product MASRTDTKTRILDAAEKLFAERGFSETSLRLITSKAEVNLASVNYHFGSKKELIRAVLARYLDVFMPSAAIEIKRIHHAPEDASLNEIFSALIKPLLELNKVRNGGTIIFLQLLGRGYIESQGHLRWFITTHYGEHLATFVQAVSASAPHIPAAEMFWRLHFTLGTIVFTMASADALNEIAAADYGEHNNIEAILRKVIPYMAAGVAVPVLTN from the coding sequence ATGGCAAGCCGTACTGATACAAAAACAAGAATACTCGATGCAGCTGAAAAGTTGTTTGCTGAAAGAGGTTTTTCTGAAACGTCGTTACGACTGATCACCAGCAAAGCTGAAGTCAATTTGGCATCAGTCAATTACCATTTTGGTTCTAAAAAAGAATTAATTCGTGCTGTACTAGCAAGATACTTAGATGTATTTATGCCAAGCGCTGCGATAGAAATTAAACGTATACACCATGCGCCTGAAGATGCATCACTCAACGAGATTTTTTCTGCTTTAATTAAACCGTTACTTGAGCTCAATAAAGTCCGTAACGGTGGCACGATTATTTTCTTACAGTTGTTGGGACGTGGTTATATTGAAAGCCAAGGTCATTTGCGTTGGTTTATCACTACTCACTATGGCGAACATCTAGCCACATTTGTACAGGCAGTATCGGCTAGTGCGCCACATATTCCTGCCGCTGAAATGTTTTGGCGTTTGCATTTCACTTTAGGAACTATAGTATTTACTATGGCTTCTGCTGATGCATTAAATGAAATTGCTGCAGCTGATTATGGTGAACATAACAATATTGAAGCTATTCTTCGTAAAGTAATCCCCTACATGGCAGCCGGTGTTGCTGTCCCTGTGTTAACAAACTAA
- a CDS encoding MGMT family protein gives MTKLTPMERIWFIVNLIPKGAVLPYGTVADLAGLPGRARYVSRALKLAPQSLALPWHRVINSQGKISFTNNSEPFRIQQQLLRLDGIEVNAGKISLSQYKWQPDIATLVMTLPF, from the coding sequence ATGACTAAGCTGACGCCAATGGAGCGTATATGGTTTATTGTTAATCTTATCCCAAAAGGTGCTGTGCTACCTTATGGCACGGTTGCTGATCTAGCTGGTTTACCAGGGCGAGCTCGTTATGTTTCAAGAGCATTGAAATTAGCACCACAATCGTTAGCACTCCCATGGCATCGGGTTATTAATAGCCAAGGAAAAATATCCTTCACTAATAATAGTGAACCGTTTCGAATCCAACAACAATTACTAAGATTAGATGGGATAGAAGTGAACGCAGGTAAGATTTCATTGTCTCAATATAAATGGCAACCCGATATTGCTACCTTGGTAATGACATTACCCTTTTAA
- a CDS encoding VC2046/SO_2500 family protein, with the protein MQIESTLVNELQIGSRLNVAIEHNRRGEFGLLLAMLSVDARDMAQFQLENDVDSTQKLRNKFALPQPQLLVDDISVHPNTIDNAIVFQQCGARQFQLQQALTPEALVIRGSQSDAMVEVLSNCDYLTKNKAINAYQQHTPIEDMHFLDQLSTQRKISNTLSLQLA; encoded by the coding sequence ATGCAAATTGAGTCAACATTAGTCAATGAGTTACAAATAGGGAGCCGATTAAACGTCGCGATTGAACACAATCGTCGCGGTGAATTTGGCTTGCTATTGGCTATGTTGTCAGTTGATGCTCGCGATATGGCTCAATTTCAATTAGAGAATGATGTTGATAGCACGCAAAAGTTGCGTAATAAATTTGCTTTACCACAACCGCAATTATTAGTAGATGATATTTCTGTTCACCCAAATACTATTGATAATGCGATAGTGTTTCAGCAATGCGGGGCAAGACAGTTTCAACTTCAGCAAGCATTAACACCAGAAGCGCTAGTAATTCGGGGCTCTCAATCTGATGCAATGGTCGAAGTATTAAGCAACTGTGATTATCTAACTAAAAATAAAGCTATTAATGCATATCAACAACATACACCAATAGAAGACATGCATTTTTTAGATCAACTTAGCACCCAGCGTAAGATTTCAAACACGTTATCGTTACAACTGGCTTAA
- the rrtA gene encoding rhombosortase — protein sequence MLKHKSNSVGIYHFVVVISLICIGLFAADVSTPAFFPVDQYFSYQYDAIAHGQVWRLITGNLLHTNLWHLLMNLAGFWVIVFLHEVHYKYHSGKLLILFLSLCLLEGIGLYLFYPSLKAYVGLSGLLHGLFAFGAIMDIRRGYRSGYLLLIGVIIKVGYEQVFGATESITELINARVATESHLVGLICGLLCALCWSLVANRFKYHKVS from the coding sequence TTGCTAAAACATAAATCAAACAGTGTTGGGATTTATCATTTTGTTGTAGTTATCAGCCTTATTTGTATTGGCTTATTTGCAGCAGATGTCTCTACGCCAGCTTTTTTTCCTGTTGATCAGTATTTCAGTTATCAATATGACGCAATTGCTCATGGGCAAGTTTGGCGATTAATCACCGGTAACCTATTACACACTAACTTATGGCATTTACTGATGAACCTAGCCGGATTTTGGGTGATAGTATTTTTGCATGAAGTGCATTACAAATACCATTCAGGTAAGTTGTTGATACTGTTTTTAAGCTTATGTTTACTAGAAGGAATAGGCTTATATCTGTTTTATCCTAGCTTAAAAGCCTATGTTGGCTTAAGTGGTTTATTACACGGATTATTTGCTTTTGGCGCTATAATGGACATCCGCAGAGGCTATCGTTCAGGTTATTTACTGCTGATCGGTGTCATCATCAAGGTGGGATATGAGCAAGTATTTGGCGCTACCGAAAGTATTACCGAACTAATCAATGCGCGAGTGGCAACGGAATCACATCTTGTAGGTCTTATTTGCGGCTTATTGTGTGCGTTGTGTTGGTCTTTAGTTGCTAACCGATTTAAATACCACAAAGTGTCTTAA
- a CDS encoding sensor domain-containing phosphodiesterase, producing MNRKEQQHLLELIVNSSAKQQGDFVKTAELVCQLLREYFEASFVSVWSLRHKIDNDSFAAADNFICEHSLVASNIDDKLSYLSHLRQITVDPQYFNELRSHRYILSSDNPHINLVETFSDYYQYHNITTSIDIAIRINGHIEGVLSVETCEEVNWIKSDVQFAIQCADQLALALATRDTYDRNEQIYLLRNATEQSEHVVMLVNTDSRIIEYVNSAHEKMTGLPRATVEHHSASKLDIFRNTPQLLDHIINKLRNSEIVKGDLKLARVDGSEYWLNYHVTPFVTEQGKHYALVSSYDNSAEYLHKAELERLAWNCSLTGLHNRSHFIPILDRAADGILILIDLLGFKRFNDTHGHEQGDGLLIEMARRLKHFALAANAIDVARIGSDEFAVLLPSMLPEADIEQMIDRLYMNLAAPSVISREKVEPKPAIAVVDIQSVVGLFTPLSCADITLQYAKKKNNVHYQFFNEALLETFTTKAEIERDLHHAIRGREFELYYQPLMDLQNNQYIGAEALIRWNHPKKGVLYPGAFIEIAEQTGIINQIGEWVLETACKQLNLWQHRNVNIAMHVNVAARQFFSGNLYEQVWRLMTRYRIKPNTLILEITETELMGDIRYAINLCHELAELGVGLAIDDFGTGYSSMKYLKQFPISKLKIDRSFIMDISSSHESREIVSAIIAMAKALNISITAEGVETKEQEEFLALSACHHAQGFLYSPAIRVNDFALFIESHEAKNHVFT from the coding sequence ATGAATCGAAAAGAGCAACAGCACTTATTGGAATTAATTGTAAATTCCAGTGCTAAACAACAAGGTGATTTCGTCAAAACTGCAGAGTTGGTATGCCAACTGCTGCGAGAATATTTTGAGGCATCATTTGTATCTGTTTGGTCATTGAGACATAAAATCGACAATGATAGTTTTGCTGCGGCTGACAATTTTATTTGTGAACACAGCTTAGTTGCCAGTAACATTGACGATAAGTTGAGTTATTTATCTCATTTGAGACAAATTACCGTTGATCCTCAATATTTCAATGAATTACGTTCCCATCGATATATTTTATCCAGCGACAACCCGCACATAAATCTTGTAGAAACATTTTCTGATTATTATCAATACCATAACATTACTACCAGCATCGATATTGCCATCAGAATTAATGGTCATATAGAGGGTGTTTTGTCGGTAGAAACGTGCGAAGAAGTCAATTGGATAAAATCCGATGTTCAATTTGCGATTCAATGTGCAGATCAGTTAGCGTTAGCGCTAGCAACACGTGATACCTATGATCGTAATGAACAAATTTATTTGTTAAGAAATGCTACTGAGCAATCAGAGCATGTAGTTATGCTGGTCAATACCGATAGTCGTATTATTGAATATGTTAACAGTGCTCATGAAAAAATGACCGGATTACCTCGTGCTACGGTTGAGCACCACAGTGCTTCAAAGCTCGATATATTTAGAAATACGCCACAATTACTTGACCATATCATTAACAAGTTACGTAACAGTGAGATTGTCAAAGGTGATCTTAAACTGGCGCGGGTTGATGGCAGTGAATATTGGTTGAATTATCATGTTACGCCGTTTGTAACAGAACAAGGCAAACATTATGCGCTAGTGTCCAGTTATGATAATTCGGCTGAATATTTACACAAAGCGGAATTAGAACGATTAGCATGGAATTGTTCATTAACGGGTTTACATAATCGAAGTCATTTTATTCCTATCCTAGATCGTGCTGCTGATGGAATATTAATTCTTATCGATTTATTGGGTTTTAAGCGTTTTAACGATACTCATGGCCACGAGCAAGGTGATGGTTTATTAATTGAAATGGCACGTCGTTTGAAACATTTTGCATTGGCAGCAAATGCTATCGATGTCGCGAGAATAGGCAGTGATGAATTTGCTGTATTACTGCCGTCGATGTTACCGGAAGCTGATATCGAACAAATGATCGATAGGCTATATATGAACCTAGCCGCGCCATCAGTCATTTCACGAGAAAAAGTAGAACCTAAACCAGCGATTGCCGTGGTAGATATTCAATCTGTAGTAGGGCTATTTACCCCGTTATCCTGTGCTGATATTACTCTTCAATATGCCAAGAAGAAAAATAATGTTCATTATCAATTTTTTAATGAAGCGTTACTAGAAACCTTTACCACTAAAGCAGAAATAGAACGTGATTTACACCATGCTATTCGCGGTCGTGAGTTTGAGTTGTATTATCAACCATTAATGGATTTGCAAAATAATCAATATATTGGCGCTGAAGCGTTAATTCGCTGGAATCATCCTAAAAAAGGTGTCCTATATCCAGGTGCTTTCATCGAAATTGCAGAACAAACTGGGATAATAAATCAAATTGGTGAATGGGTATTAGAAACCGCCTGTAAACAATTGAATTTATGGCAGCATAGAAACGTTAATATTGCGATGCATGTGAATGTTGCTGCTCGACAATTTTTTAGCGGCAACTTGTATGAGCAAGTCTGGCGTTTAATGACACGCTACCGTATTAAACCCAATACTTTGATCCTTGAAATCACTGAAACTGAACTCATGGGTGATATTCGTTATGCCATTAATCTATGCCATGAATTGGCAGAATTGGGTGTCGGCTTAGCGATTGATGACTTTGGTACTGGCTATAGTTCGATGAAATATCTAAAACAGTTTCCTATTTCAAAATTAAAAATAGATCGTTCGTTTATTATGGATATCTCTTCTAGTCACGAAAGTCGTGAAATAGTCAGTGCTATTATTGCGATGGCAAAGGCACTTAACATTTCGATAACCGCTGAAGGAGTCGAGACTAAAGAGCAAGAAGAGTTTTTAGCCTTAAGTGCGTGTCACCATGCACAAGGCTTTTTATATAGTCCGGCGATACGGGTGAATGATTTTGCTTTATTTATCGAGTCTCACGAAGCTAAAAATCACGTATTTACATAG
- the smrA gene encoding DNA endonuclease SmrA gives MSLSDDELFLQEMADVSPLKHEHQSQTAQIWLNQSSVTDAQLAKRAAAEQHELLQLLPTDPYLLKQLEPDDVVSYKMDGIQDQVFNQLRLGKYRANTVLDLHQYRLTQARESLVNYVLSAYEHGERNLLVIHGKGYKSKPFPALMKSAVCHWLRCIEPVTAYHSANTECGGVGAVFVMLKKSQQKRIENAHVNRKGGGFR, from the coding sequence ATGTCGTTAAGTGATGACGAATTATTTTTACAAGAAATGGCCGATGTGAGCCCCCTTAAACATGAGCATCAATCGCAAACAGCCCAAATATGGCTGAATCAATCAAGTGTAACAGATGCTCAACTGGCAAAGCGAGCGGCAGCGGAGCAACACGAGTTGTTACAGTTATTACCAACAGATCCCTATTTATTGAAACAGCTTGAGCCTGATGATGTGGTGAGTTACAAAATGGACGGTATTCAGGACCAGGTTTTTAATCAACTCCGCTTGGGTAAGTACCGAGCCAATACCGTGTTAGATTTACATCAATATCGACTTACACAGGCGCGTGAAAGTTTAGTTAATTATGTATTAAGTGCTTATGAACACGGTGAACGTAACTTACTGGTTATTCATGGTAAGGGTTATAAAAGCAAACCTTTTCCTGCATTAATGAAATCTGCGGTATGCCATTGGTTACGGTGTATCGAACCCGTTACAGCATATCATTCGGCCAATACAGAGTGTGGTGGAGTAGGTGCTGTATTTGTGATGCTAAAAAAATCACAGCAAAAAAGAATTGAAAATGCACATGTAAATAGGAAAGGTGGCGGATTTAGGTAG
- the queE gene encoding 7-carboxy-7-deazaguanine synthase QueE codes for MKYPVNEVFETIQGEGSYTGVPALFVRLQGCPVGCAWCDTKQTWDVLPENKVTAEQVIQVDGTIGRWADHNGQTLLQAFAGKGFTAKHIVLTGGEPCLYDLTELTTDFIKAGYQVQIETSGTFEVKCHPDVWVTVSPKINMKGGYKVLEQALNRANEIKHPIATEHHIDELDKLLLNIDISDKTICLQPISQKARATELAMKVCISRNWRLSIQTHKYLNID; via the coding sequence ATGAAATATCCCGTTAACGAAGTATTTGAAACCATACAAGGTGAGGGCTCATATACTGGTGTTCCTGCACTGTTTGTTCGCTTGCAGGGCTGCCCTGTGGGTTGTGCATGGTGTGATACTAAGCAAACGTGGGATGTGTTACCTGAGAATAAAGTGACTGCAGAGCAAGTTATTCAAGTCGATGGCACTATAGGACGATGGGCTGATCATAATGGACAGACTTTATTGCAAGCGTTTGCTGGTAAGGGCTTTACCGCAAAGCACATAGTATTAACCGGTGGTGAACCTTGCTTGTATGATTTAACCGAGTTAACCACCGATTTTATTAAGGCGGGTTACCAAGTTCAAATTGAAACAAGCGGTACGTTTGAAGTGAAATGCCATCCAGATGTATGGGTTACTGTATCACCTAAAATTAATATGAAAGGTGGCTACAAAGTACTTGAACAAGCGTTAAACCGTGCTAATGAAATTAAACATCCTATCGCCACAGAACACCATATTGATGAATTAGATAAATTATTACTCAATATTGATATCAGCGATAAAACCATCTGTTTGCAACCGATCAGCCAAAAGGCGCGTGCAACAGAGCTCGCCATGAAGGTGTGTATTAGCCGTAATTGGCGTTTATCGATACAAACACATAAGTATCTGAATATAGATTAA
- a CDS encoding DUF4440 domain-containing protein, giving the protein MKRILTLLNTLWLSSLLLAVSFCITSLSVSAAEPIPHKTLNANFAKLTHAFEQLDLTTMENLYTDDAVYISETQERGIISGKENILNLYSRFFNKIKHKNATLEVDFRILVRYTEPNSATDIGYYLVRFHPGKESGEPISEFAGKFVTVFTKDSKQQWKISVDSNTHAAPHFYYDAKPVPNLYYGRQFIAASATKE; this is encoded by the coding sequence TTGAAAAGAATATTGACCTTATTAAATACACTGTGGTTATCTTCATTGCTATTAGCAGTGAGTTTTTGCATAACCTCGTTGAGCGTTTCTGCCGCAGAGCCTATCCCTCATAAGACCTTGAATGCTAATTTTGCAAAATTGACTCACGCTTTTGAACAATTAGATTTAACTACTATGGAGAATTTATACACCGACGATGCTGTGTATATTTCTGAAACACAAGAACGAGGCATTATTAGCGGTAAAGAAAATATTCTAAACTTGTATAGTCGATTTTTTAATAAAATTAAACATAAGAACGCTACACTGGAAGTCGACTTCCGCATACTGGTACGTTACACCGAGCCAAATAGTGCAACCGACATTGGATATTATTTAGTGCGTTTTCATCCAGGAAAAGAGTCTGGTGAACCTATTAGTGAGTTTGCGGGGAAATTTGTCACCGTTTTTACTAAAGACAGTAAACAACAATGGAAAATCAGTGTTGACTCTAACACTCATGCAGCACCACATTTTTACTATGATGCGAAACCGGTACCGAATCTATATTATGGTCGACAGTTTATTGCTGCTTCAGCCACAAAAGAATAA
- the queC gene encoding 7-cyano-7-deazaguanine synthase QueC: protein MSDTKPNTTTKALVVFSGGQDSTTCLIQALSQYDEVHGITFDYGQRHRQEIEVAKSLAIELKLASHKVMDTTLLNELAISALTRDAIPVSHELMNNGLPNTFVPGRNILFLTLAGIYAYQLGCNAIITGVCETDFSGYPDCRNDFVQSMQNSLALGMDKPIKIITPLMWLNKAETWALADKYQQLALVQHQTLTCYNGIVGKGCGDCPACVLRQRGLDDYLQNSQSVMASLNSKI, encoded by the coding sequence ATGTCAGATACAAAGCCAAATACCACCACTAAAGCCCTTGTAGTTTTTAGTGGTGGTCAAGATTCAACCACTTGTCTTATTCAGGCTTTATCACAATATGATGAAGTACATGGCATCACGTTTGATTATGGCCAGCGTCATCGCCAAGAAATTGAAGTGGCAAAATCATTGGCAATAGAATTGAAATTAGCCAGCCATAAAGTGATGGATACGACCTTATTAAACGAGTTAGCCATTTCAGCATTAACCCGCGACGCTATTCCGGTGTCACATGAGTTGATGAATAATGGTTTACCGAATACATTTGTTCCTGGTCGTAATATTTTATTTTTAACTTTGGCGGGTATTTACGCTTATCAATTGGGTTGTAATGCCATTATAACCGGTGTTTGTGAGACCGATTTTTCCGGTTATCCAGATTGCCGTAATGACTTTGTGCAATCTATGCAAAACTCATTAGCGCTAGGAATGGATAAACCTATTAAAATTATTACCCCGTTGATGTGGCTTAATAAAGCGGAAACATGGGCGCTGGCTGACAAATATCAACAATTAGCCTTAGTACAACATCAAACGTTAACTTGTTATAACGGTATTGTGGGTAAAGGTTGTGGTGATTGCCCTGCTTGTGTATTACGTCAACGTGGTTTAGACGATTACCTGCAAAACAGTCAATCAGTGATGGCCTCATTAAACAGTAAAATATAA
- a CDS encoding DUF406 family protein has translation MIKQIKQQQGHVSDSCTDCGSYVDIGAVVEAEDTLLVLSFIGDNALLQAQTMQQIAQQRFTDTKADIKNVDNSISLQLEFAFSVEKMIFQLENQL, from the coding sequence ATGATTAAACAAATAAAGCAGCAACAAGGCCATGTTAGTGACAGTTGTACCGATTGCGGTAGTTATGTCGATATTGGTGCTGTTGTTGAAGCAGAAGATACCTTATTAGTGCTCAGTTTCATCGGTGATAATGCATTATTGCAAGCTCAAACGATGCAGCAAATAGCACAACAACGATTTACTGATACTAAAGCGGATATTAAAAATGTCGATAACAGTATCTCGTTACAACTTGAGTTTGCTTTTAGTGTGGAGAAGATGATTTTTCAACTTGAAAATCAACTGTAA
- a CDS encoding YchJ family protein, whose translation MNNNQTLDSKTTHCPCGTSLTYDQCCEPCHSGRAVAETPERLMRSRYSAFVLAHFHYLIKTHHVDYLQGVTEQQLAQGKMQWLGLEVLSSTQLSEYGEVTFKAWFIEDNQLDAIYECSSFIKRDGHWLYTEGQQMQTRLPGRNDACICNSGKKFKQCCAKRLG comes from the coding sequence ATGAACAATAATCAGACTTTAGATTCAAAAACAACACATTGTCCTTGTGGCACTTCTCTTACCTACGATCAATGCTGTGAACCATGTCATTCAGGACGTGCTGTGGCAGAGACGCCAGAGCGTTTAATGCGCTCACGATACAGTGCCTTTGTGTTAGCTCATTTTCATTATTTGATTAAGACTCATCATGTTGATTATTTGCAGGGCGTGACCGAGCAGCAACTTGCCCAGGGTAAAATGCAGTGGTTAGGATTAGAGGTGTTGTCATCAACACAACTATCTGAATATGGCGAGGTCACATTTAAAGCCTGGTTTATTGAAGATAACCAATTAGATGCTATTTATGAGTGTTCATCATTTATAAAACGAGACGGTCATTGGTTATATACTGAGGGACAACAAATGCAAACCCGTTTACCTGGCAGAAACGATGCATGTATCTGCAACAGCGGTAAAAAGTTTAAGCAATGTTGCGCAAAACGACTCGGTTAG